Proteins co-encoded in one Coraliomargarita parva genomic window:
- a CDS encoding sulfotransferase family protein gives MERPIFILSIPRSGSTLLQRILTGTSECATLGETSLLLRLLGEPKDISRYSSYREQNIEIAKDDIRKNWNGFDDSYRRHVRFLMEDIYTNLAEGKRFFIDKTPRYTLIIDEIYKTFPDAYYILLFRHPLAVAASLSNTFRSGHWWLDNHRADLTTALDKLYAFHKAHEATPNVTSIRYEDLVADNKRTLLKINEMLGIKEFETPEDVQLSTTNRGRLGDPTGISKYKNVSMDSLEKWIDDYKNFYRVRWAKKYFGSLNPEFLEEFKYEFPEILRLTNPKFMLRPGFSDLINQRRLENKARKRTLRMFKNKRIIT, from the coding sequence ATGGAACGCCCAATCTTCATACTCTCCATCCCCAGATCGGGCTCGACCCTCTTGCAGCGTATTTTAACCGGCACATCCGAATGTGCCACCTTGGGAGAGACAAGCCTGCTCTTACGCTTACTCGGAGAGCCGAAAGATATTTCCAGATACTCCAGCTACCGGGAACAAAACATCGAGATCGCCAAGGACGACATCCGGAAGAACTGGAACGGGTTCGACGACAGTTATCGGCGACACGTCAGGTTCCTGATGGAAGACATCTACACCAATCTGGCGGAAGGAAAGCGGTTCTTCATCGACAAGACCCCTCGCTACACGCTGATCATCGACGAGATCTACAAGACATTCCCTGATGCATACTATATTCTCCTGTTCCGCCACCCCTTGGCGGTCGCGGCCTCATTGAGCAACACCTTTCGGTCGGGGCACTGGTGGCTGGATAACCACAGAGCGGACCTCACCACAGCACTGGACAAACTGTATGCTTTCCACAAAGCACACGAAGCGACCCCAAACGTAACCAGCATCCGGTACGAAGATCTCGTCGCCGACAACAAGCGCACCCTGCTAAAGATCAACGAGATGCTCGGCATCAAAGAATTCGAAACCCCGGAAGACGTGCAACTGTCGACGACAAACCGGGGGCGTCTGGGAGATCCGACGGGAATCAGCAAGTACAAGAACGTCTCGATGGATAGCTTGGAGAAGTGGATCGACGACTACAAAAACTTTTACCGCGTGCGCTGGGCGAAAAAATACTTCGGTTCGCTCAACCCCGAATTTCTGGAAGAATTCAAATATGAATTCCCGGAAATACTACGGCTCACCAATCCGAAATTCATGCTGCGTCCCGGCTTCAGCGATCTCATAAACCAGCGGAGACTGGAAAACAAAGCCAGGAAGCGCACGCTTCGCATGTTCAAGAACAAGCGCATCATTACGTAA
- a CDS encoding Glu/Leu/Phe/Val family dehydrogenase: MEPCNTPACQSARELFHELEEYYDEHNLYFQTIGSVLEAANLLDVPHRVKLILTQPKNEIMFHLPVQMDDGSWQLFKGYRVQHNNVLGPYKGGIRYHPEVKLDEVKSLALLMTMKCALARLPFGGAKGALKVDPRAISRAELMRVTRRLTAALGSNIGPDYDIPAPDVGTNAQIMAWMADTYINFAESSTKVTARGVVTGKPLEFGGSAGREKATGQGLVFVLEELLPGMGMQVEGATFSLIGYGNVGSWTGRLLQARGSKLMTVMDHTGAIQNPDGIDADALSDYVKQHGGVQGYPAAKAISTEQFYATEVDLFIPAALEQMVDLEHATHMRCKILVEGANAPTTPHAERHLLDKGVTILPAILCNAGGVTVSYFEWKQNRQSETWDESEVDARLRKVMAASAQRALDMGKRLNCSLRLASYAAAIEHLNKVYEMRGVFP, translated from the coding sequence ATGGAGCCCTGCAATACCCCAGCCTGCCAATCCGCCCGTGAACTCTTCCATGAACTGGAGGAATACTACGACGAGCATAACCTTTACTTCCAGACGATCGGATCCGTGCTCGAAGCCGCCAACCTGCTCGACGTACCGCACAGGGTAAAACTGATCCTAACTCAGCCAAAGAACGAAATCATGTTTCATTTGCCCGTGCAGATGGATGACGGAAGCTGGCAATTGTTCAAAGGCTACCGGGTGCAGCACAACAATGTGCTGGGGCCCTACAAGGGGGGCATCCGCTACCACCCGGAGGTCAAGCTCGATGAGGTCAAGAGCCTGGCACTACTCATGACAATGAAATGTGCTCTCGCCCGCCTGCCCTTTGGCGGGGCCAAAGGGGCCCTCAAGGTAGACCCTCGGGCGATAAGCCGGGCCGAGCTGATGCGGGTCACCCGCCGTCTGACTGCGGCACTGGGCAGCAACATCGGCCCCGACTATGATATTCCTGCCCCCGACGTGGGCACAAACGCGCAGATCATGGCCTGGATGGCAGACACCTATATCAATTTTGCCGAATCCTCCACCAAGGTAACGGCCCGTGGCGTGGTGACCGGCAAACCACTCGAGTTCGGAGGCTCGGCAGGACGAGAAAAAGCAACCGGGCAAGGACTTGTCTTTGTCCTCGAAGAGTTGCTCCCCGGAATGGGCATGCAAGTGGAAGGTGCCACCTTCAGCCTGATCGGTTACGGAAATGTCGGTTCCTGGACCGGCCGGCTGCTCCAAGCGAGAGGCAGCAAACTGATGACCGTGATGGACCATACCGGAGCCATCCAAAACCCGGACGGCATCGATGCCGACGCACTGAGTGATTACGTCAAGCAGCATGGAGGCGTACAGGGCTACCCCGCAGCAAAAGCCATTAGCACCGAACAATTCTATGCGACTGAAGTCGACCTCTTCATTCCTGCGGCACTCGAGCAAATGGTCGATCTGGAACACGCCACGCACATGCGCTGCAAGATACTCGTGGAGGGCGCGAACGCCCCGACCACCCCTCATGCCGAACGGCACCTGCTCGACAAAGGCGTTACCATACTCCCGGCAATTCTCTGTAACGCGGGGGGGGTGACCGTCAGCTATTTCGAGTGGAAGCAAAACCGGCAGTCGGAGACTTGGGATGAAAGCGAGGTCGACGCGCGCCTACGCAAGGTCATGGCCGCCTCTGCACAACGTGCACTGGACATGGGGAAGCGTCTGAACTGCAGTCTGCGTCTCGCCTCTTATGCGGCTGCAATCGAGCACCTAAACAAGGTCTACGAGATGCGCGGAGTCTTTCCCTAG
- a CDS encoding sigma-70 family RNA polymerase sigma factor gives MPDKPQPKVDIAPPETWVDRYGDYLYGYAMSRLRDPEAAADCVQDTFLAGIKALDRFDGSRDIKFWLRGIMRNKIVDRIRKAVREKHVDIEAEDEALMESFWFKYSGIATTNPDPWQFNPRKYYDNGEFWEVFRECIGQVKSPARQAFILRILEEQSTEEVCKVMDITPNYLWVLLHRAREQLKTLIESKWTGPEAN, from the coding sequence GTGCCAGACAAACCGCAACCCAAAGTCGACATCGCCCCGCCAGAAACGTGGGTGGACCGCTATGGGGACTACCTCTATGGCTATGCCATGTCCCGCCTGCGTGACCCCGAGGCTGCCGCAGACTGCGTGCAAGACACCTTTCTCGCAGGTATCAAGGCACTGGATCGCTTTGATGGCAGCCGGGACATCAAATTTTGGCTGCGCGGAATCATGCGGAACAAGATTGTGGACCGGATTCGCAAAGCAGTGCGCGAGAAACATGTCGACATCGAGGCAGAGGACGAGGCGCTGATGGAGAGCTTCTGGTTCAAATACAGCGGTATTGCCACGACCAATCCGGATCCCTGGCAATTCAACCCGCGCAAATATTACGACAATGGGGAGTTCTGGGAAGTCTTCAGAGAATGCATCGGCCAGGTAAAGTCACCGGCACGGCAGGCCTTTATCCTTCGCATTCTCGAGGAACAGAGTACGGAAGAAGTTTGTAAGGTCATGGACATCACCCCGAATTATTTATGGGTGCTGCTTCACCGGGCCCGCGAACAATTGAAAACCCTGATCGAGTCGAAATGGACCGGTCCGGAGGCCAATTAA
- a CDS encoding mitochondrial fission ELM1 family protein gives MNQTCLASREPATLTLVQTESEHLKSPSPRSLTIWRMVDGKPGHESQSKGLVDALARRVQVSAYDLPAPGKLTAILGCLLGRFSPGKGLPDPDLILGAGHQTHFSLLAARRARGGKSVVLMRPSLPVAWFDFCLVPKHDNPPTAANVLPTLGVLNPVARSSDASDAQGLILVGGPSTHFDWDDRELPAQVVEQVKLHSDVNWILTTSRRTPPATESALTQLDIPNLKIVPFSETRPGWVAEHLNRSGAVLVSEDSVSMVFEAVTSGARVGLLSVPPKPGTSRVRRSVETLLSEKRAYRCRQGLRMDQADLERTPVAEADRSADWILELLFPR, from the coding sequence GTGAATCAGACTTGCCTCGCTTCACGCGAACCCGCAACACTCACGCTTGTGCAAACCGAGTCCGAACATCTGAAATCCCCAAGTCCGCGGAGTCTTACCATCTGGCGGATGGTGGATGGCAAGCCGGGGCATGAATCACAGTCGAAAGGCCTGGTTGATGCCTTAGCCCGTCGTGTCCAGGTATCTGCGTATGATCTGCCTGCTCCGGGCAAGCTGACGGCGATTCTGGGCTGCTTGTTGGGGCGTTTCTCCCCCGGTAAGGGCTTGCCGGATCCTGACTTGATACTTGGGGCCGGGCACCAAACGCACTTCAGCCTACTGGCGGCACGCCGTGCCCGCGGAGGAAAGAGCGTGGTCTTGATGCGCCCGAGCTTGCCGGTTGCCTGGTTTGATTTCTGTCTGGTTCCCAAACACGACAATCCGCCCACAGCCGCGAATGTCTTGCCCACGCTGGGCGTGCTCAATCCGGTAGCGAGATCGTCCGATGCGTCGGATGCTCAGGGCCTGATTCTTGTCGGGGGTCCTTCCACGCATTTTGATTGGGATGACCGGGAATTGCCCGCACAAGTTGTCGAGCAGGTGAAATTACACAGTGATGTGAATTGGATCCTGACCACCTCCCGGCGTACGCCGCCTGCGACCGAGTCGGCCCTGACACAATTGGACATTCCTAATTTGAAAATCGTGCCTTTCAGCGAGACCCGGCCTGGATGGGTGGCGGAGCACCTGAACCGGTCGGGTGCCGTCTTGGTCTCCGAAGACAGTGTCTCCATGGTCTTTGAAGCGGTTACTTCGGGCGCGAGGGTCGGCTTGTTGTCTGTGCCGCCCAAACCGGGAACTTCCCGGGTGCGGCGTTCCGTCGAAACACTGCTGTCCGAGAAGCGTGCCTATCGTTGCCGGCAGGGGCTCCGTATGGACCAGGCGGATTTGGAGAGGACGCCGGTTGCCGAAGCGGATCGCTCGGCCGATTGGATCCTGGAGCTGCTATTTCCGCGATGA